In Melanotaenia boesemani isolate fMelBoe1 chromosome 16, fMelBoe1.pri, whole genome shotgun sequence, the following proteins share a genomic window:
- the pank1a gene encoding pantothenate kinase 1a isoform X1 — translation MDKAKSLADKKGASGPFHVNNGQSQRGFHSHVVVAANGSCCSSNAFGLSSGPNSGTFENMHHLHHGEDVDCNGSPAKRCRLRRRTESLRRNRPPFPWFGMDIGGTLVKLVYFEPVDITAEEEQEEVENLKSIRRYLTSNVAYGKTGVRDVHLELRNLTMFGRTGNLHFIRFPTQAMPRFIQMGRDKNFSSLHTTLCATGGGAYKFENDFRTMADLELLKLDELDCLIRGLLYIDRVGFNGHPECYYFQNPSDTHSCVKKPCNLDNPFPMLLVNIGSGVSILAVYSENNYKRVTGTSLGGGTFLGLCCLLTGCETFEEALEMASKGDSTNVDKLVKDIYGGDYERFGLQGSAVASSFGHMMSKEKRDSISKEDLARATLVTITNNIGSIARMCAVNEKIERVVFVGNFLRINTVSTKLLAYAMDFWSKGQLRALFLEHEGYFGAVGALMELLQTTEDP, via the exons ATGGATAAAGCCAAATCGCTGGCAGACAAGAAAGGGGCGTCAGGACCTTTTCATGTCAATAACGGACAGAGCCAAAGGGGGTTTCACAGTCACGTCGTAGTGGCTGCCAACGGAAGCTGTTGCAGCAGCAATGCATTCGGCTTGAGCAGCGGACCCAACAGCGGTACGTTTGAAAACATGCATCACCTGCACCACGGGGAGGATGTGGACTGCAACGGGTCCCCGGCCAAGAGATGCCGGCTGCGGAGGAGGACGGAGTCGTTAAGACGGAACAGACCCC cctTCCCCTGGTTTGGAATGGACATTGGTGGGACCTTGGTCAAGCTGGTGTACTTTGAGCCAGTCGATATAACTGCAGAGGAGGAACAAGAAGAAGTTGAAAACCTCAAGTCCATCCGCCGCTACCTCACTTCAAACGTGGCCTATG GTAAAACAGGTGTTCGTGACGTTCACCTGGAGCTGAGGAACCTGACCATGTTCGGCAGGACGGGGAACCTGCACTTCATCCGCTTCCCAACACAGGCCATGCCTCGTTTCATTCAGATGGGACGGGATAAGAACTTCTCCAGCCTGCACACCACGCTTTGCGCCACGGGAGGAGGGGCGTACAAGTTCGAGAACGACTTCAGAACG atGGCCGATCTGGAGCTGCTGAAGCTGGACGAGCTGGACTGTCTCATCCGTGGCCTGCTGTATATTGACCGAGTGGGTTTTAATGGACACCCGGAGTGCTACTACTTCCAGAACCCGTCAGACACCCACAGCTGCGTTAAGAAACCCTGCAACCTGGACAACCCCTTCCCGATGCTGCTGGTTAACATCGGCTCCGGAGTCTCCATCCTGGCCGTGTATTCGGAGAACAACTACAAACGGGTGACCGGGACCAG TCTGGGGGGTGGAACATTCCTGGGACTTTGCTGTCTGTTGACGGGCTGCGAGACGTTCGAGGAGGCGTTGGAAATGGCCAGCAAGGGTGACTCTACAAACGTGGACAAACTGGTGAAAGATATCTACGGGGGAGACTATGAGCGCTTTGGCCTACAGGGCTCTGCTGTTGCATCCAG ttttgGTCACATGATGAGCAAAGAGAAGCGAGACAGCATCAGTAAAGAAGACCTGGCTAGAGCCACGCTGGTCACCATCACTAATAACATAGGATCCATAGCACGCATGTGTGCTGTCAATGAG AAAATTGAACGAGTGGTGTTTGTTGGAAACTTCCTTCGGATCAATACAGTGTCCACAAAACTGCTAGCCTACGCAATGGACTTCTGGTCCAAAGGACAACTAAGAGCCCTCTTTCTGGAACATGAG GGTTATTTCGGAGCTGTGGGAGCACTGATGGAGCTGCTCCAGACAACAGAGGACccatga
- the pank1a gene encoding pantothenate kinase 1a isoform X2 yields the protein MHLCLTMKLITEKKPAFPWFGMDIGGTLVKLVYFEPVDITAEEEQEEVENLKSIRRYLTSNVAYGKTGVRDVHLELRNLTMFGRTGNLHFIRFPTQAMPRFIQMGRDKNFSSLHTTLCATGGGAYKFENDFRTMADLELLKLDELDCLIRGLLYIDRVGFNGHPECYYFQNPSDTHSCVKKPCNLDNPFPMLLVNIGSGVSILAVYSENNYKRVTGTSLGGGTFLGLCCLLTGCETFEEALEMASKGDSTNVDKLVKDIYGGDYERFGLQGSAVASSFGHMMSKEKRDSISKEDLARATLVTITNNIGSIARMCAVNEKIERVVFVGNFLRINTVSTKLLAYAMDFWSKGQLRALFLEHEGYFGAVGALMELLQTTEDP from the exons ATGCACCTTTGCCTTACAATGAAGCTTATAACTGAGAAGAAACCTG cctTCCCCTGGTTTGGAATGGACATTGGTGGGACCTTGGTCAAGCTGGTGTACTTTGAGCCAGTCGATATAACTGCAGAGGAGGAACAAGAAGAAGTTGAAAACCTCAAGTCCATCCGCCGCTACCTCACTTCAAACGTGGCCTATG GTAAAACAGGTGTTCGTGACGTTCACCTGGAGCTGAGGAACCTGACCATGTTCGGCAGGACGGGGAACCTGCACTTCATCCGCTTCCCAACACAGGCCATGCCTCGTTTCATTCAGATGGGACGGGATAAGAACTTCTCCAGCCTGCACACCACGCTTTGCGCCACGGGAGGAGGGGCGTACAAGTTCGAGAACGACTTCAGAACG atGGCCGATCTGGAGCTGCTGAAGCTGGACGAGCTGGACTGTCTCATCCGTGGCCTGCTGTATATTGACCGAGTGGGTTTTAATGGACACCCGGAGTGCTACTACTTCCAGAACCCGTCAGACACCCACAGCTGCGTTAAGAAACCCTGCAACCTGGACAACCCCTTCCCGATGCTGCTGGTTAACATCGGCTCCGGAGTCTCCATCCTGGCCGTGTATTCGGAGAACAACTACAAACGGGTGACCGGGACCAG TCTGGGGGGTGGAACATTCCTGGGACTTTGCTGTCTGTTGACGGGCTGCGAGACGTTCGAGGAGGCGTTGGAAATGGCCAGCAAGGGTGACTCTACAAACGTGGACAAACTGGTGAAAGATATCTACGGGGGAGACTATGAGCGCTTTGGCCTACAGGGCTCTGCTGTTGCATCCAG ttttgGTCACATGATGAGCAAAGAGAAGCGAGACAGCATCAGTAAAGAAGACCTGGCTAGAGCCACGCTGGTCACCATCACTAATAACATAGGATCCATAGCACGCATGTGTGCTGTCAATGAG AAAATTGAACGAGTGGTGTTTGTTGGAAACTTCCTTCGGATCAATACAGTGTCCACAAAACTGCTAGCCTACGCAATGGACTTCTGGTCCAAAGGACAACTAAGAGCCCTCTTTCTGGAACATGAG GGTTATTTCGGAGCTGTGGGAGCACTGATGGAGCTGCTCCAGACAACAGAGGACccatga
- the zgc:65997 gene encoding C-factor codes for MAAPIALIQGASRGLGFEFCKHILTNKSLASVIATCRNPDGSAELRGLADQHPGRLTILKLDVNQEEDIRGSAERVKENFGRLDLIVNSSAMLHPSGKGETSLRDVSAQGVISTLTTNTVGPLVMAKYFAPLLQKGGGGFGQQPAEKSKQHSGIIVNITAKVGSIGDNGLGGWYSYRMSKAALNMATRNLSIELCRSRPKVVCVSLHPGTVNTNLSRPYHRNVPKDKLFSAEHSVNCLMSIINLLSIEKTGKAYSWDGTELPW; via the exons ATGGCTGCCCCCATTGCTCTCATTCAAGGTGCTAGTAGAGGACTGGGGTTTGAATTTTGTAAACATATCTTAACAAACAAAAGCCTTGCTTCTGTCATAGCAACATGCCGAAACCCGGACGGGTCGGCGGAGCTGCGGGGACTAGCAGACCAACACCCAGGCAGACTCACAATCCTCAAGCTGGACGTGAACCAGGAGGAGGACATCCGCGGATCTGCTGAGCGGGTTAAAGAGAACTTCGGTCGGCTGGATCTCATCGTCAACTCCTCGGCGATGCTTCACCCCTCCGGGAAAGGCGAGACTAGCCTGAGGGATGTTTCCGCACAG GGTGTCATTTCCACCTTGACCACCAACACAGTGGGCCCCCTAGTCATGGCAAAATATTTTGCccctcttcttcagaagggtgGTGGTGGTTTTGGTCAGCAGCCTGCAGAGAAATCCAAGCAGCACAGCGGCATCATTGTCAACATCACAGCTAAAGTGGGGTCCATTGGAGACAACG GACTTGGTGGCTGGTACAGCTACAGGATGTCTAAAGCAGCTCTCAACATGGCTACCAGGAATTTATCTATAGAGCTGTGCCGCAGTCGACCCAAG GTGGTGTGCGTGTCCTTGCATCCAGGAACAGTCAACACCAATCTCTCCCGGCCTTATCACAGGAATGTGCCAAAAGACAAGTTGTTCAGCGCTGAACATTCAGTCAACTGTCTGATGAGCATCATAAACTTACTAAGTATTGAAAAGACTGGGAAGGCATACAGCTGGGATGGGACTGAGCTTCCCTGGTAG